Proteins from one Malaya genurostris strain Urasoe2022 chromosome 2, Malgen_1.1, whole genome shotgun sequence genomic window:
- the LOC131429671 gene encoding la protein homolog: protein MTEVDTKAASIEESGKTDDVSATANVEEAASVGTEDDVAHISTDDEKSTANNEASENVSKLEASIIRQLEYYFGDANLSRDKFLLEQIMKDDGWVSLDVLLTFKRLKSLSEDKKVIVDAIEKSDEGLIEISEDRSKLRRHPERPIPEQNEATRKEIYSRTVYVKGFASEDGTQMDELIEFFEPFPKVANIVMRKYHDKATKKYLFKGSVFVTFATKEQCADFLSKEKIVYKGKDLICKMQDDYFEEKKTERRKKDKKKQEEKLDISHLPKGACVHLDGFGKETSREIIKETILKLDEALEVAFIDYQKTDSNGVVRFAAEGNGKKFLEKLTDSKIKINEEDITARLLEGDEETEFLRKVVKDQQARRQANNARNKGRQQKGGKHNRNSSNSNGKKRRNEEEVADDEPASKKSANEVDA, encoded by the exons ATGACTGAAGTAGATACTAAAGCAGCTTCCATCGAAGAATCTGGCAAAACAGATGATGTTTCTGCGACCGCCAATGTAGAAGAAGCTGCTTCTGTCGGAACTGAGGATGATGTTGCTCATATTAGCACAGATGATGAAAAATCAACAGCAAATAATGAAGCTTCagaaaatgtttccaaattgGAAGCGTCCATTATTCGTCAGTTGGAGTACTACTTTGGCGATGCGAATTTGTCCCGAGATAAATTCTTACTTGAACAAATCATGAAAGATGACGGTTGGGTTTCGCTGGATGTATTGCTGACATTCAAGCGTTTGAAGTCGCTTTCTGAAGATAAAAAAGTGATAGTAGATGCGATTGAAAAGTCGGATGAGGGACTTATTGAGATTAGCGAAGATCGCTCTAAGCTAAGACGTCATCCGGAAAGGCCAATACCAGAACAAAATGAGGCAACCAGGAAAGAAATTTACTCGCGCACAGTGTATGTAAAAGGATTCGCTTCTGAGGATGGCACTCAGATGGACGAACTTATTGAGTTCTTCGAACCATTTCCAAAGGTTGCTAATATTGTGATGCGCAAGTATCATGACAAGGCAACGaagaaatatttattcaagGGTAGTGTTTTTGTAACTTTTGCTACAAAGGAACAGTGCGCTGATTTCCTCAGCAAAGAAAAAATAGTGTATAAAGGGAAAGACCTGATTTGCAAAATGCAAGATGATTATTTTGAGGAAAAGAAAACAGAGCgaagaaaaaaagataaaaagaagCAAGAAGAAAAGCTGGACATTTCGCATCTTCCAAAAGGAGCTTGTGTTCATTTGGATGGTTTCGGAAAGGAAACTAGTCGGGAGATAATAAAAGAGACAATTTTAAAGTTGGACGAAGCCCTGGAAGTCGCATTCATTGATTATCAGAAAACTGATAGTAATGGTGTCGTAAGGTTCGCAGCTGAAGGtaatggaaaaaagtttttGGAAAAATTGACGGACAGCAAG ATCAAAATCAACGAAGAAGACATTACTGCGCGTTTGCTAGAAGGCGATGAAGAGACCGAATTTTTACGGAAGGTTGTGAAGGATCAACAAGCTCGGCGGCAGGCCAATAATGCGCGCAATAAAGGTCGCCAGCAAAAGGGTGGCAAACACAACAGAAACAGtagtaacagtaatggtaaaaagcGAAGAAACGAAGAGGAGGTCGCCGATGACGAACCAGCCagcaagaaatctgcgaacgaAGTCGATGCCTAA
- the LOC131429672 gene encoding cytochrome b-c1 complex subunit Rieske, mitochondrial isoform X2 codes for MIGNLAKLSYVRGVSQSVASGIKAAAVPVKVVSEPTVAAIGQIRLAHTDIQVPDFSDYRRDAVKRPNAKNNSSDDRAAFTYLMVGGAVVSTAYVAKSMVATFVSSMSASADVLAMAKIEVKLSDIPEGKSVTFKWRGKPLFIRHRTPAEISAEQSVNTGTLRDPQSDADRVKNPEWLVVIGVCTHLGCVPIANAGDFGGYYCPCHGSHYDASGRIRKGPAPLNLEVPHYEFPEDGLVVVG; via the exons ATGATCGGGAATCTAGCGAAATTGTCCTACGTACGCGGAGTTTCCCAATCAGTTGCCAGTGGTATCAAGGCAGCTGCCGTACCCGTGAAAGTAGTTTCGGAGCCAACAGTCGCAG ctatTGGGCAAATTCGATTGGCTCACACCGATATCCAGGTACCGGATTTCTCCGATTATCGCCGCGATGCAGTGAAGCGACCGAATGCTAAGAACAATTCGTCTGATGATCGTGCTGCGTTCACTTATCTAATGGTAGGAG gtGCCGTCGTGAGCACCGCTTATGTTGCCAAATCAATGGTGGCAACTTTCGTATCATCGATGAGTGCTTCGGCGGATGTTTTAGCCATGGCTAAAATCGAAGTTAAGCTTTCCGATATCCCAGAGGGCAAATCAGTTACTTTCAAATGGCGTGGAAAACCATTGTTTATTCGGCACCGTACCCCGGCTGAAATTTCTGCTGAACAGTCAGTCAATACAGGAACTCTCCGGGATCCACAATCGGATGCA GATCGCGTTAAAAATCCAGAATGGCTAGTGGTCATCGGTGTTTGCACTCATCTTGGATGCGTCCCAATTGCAAACGCGGGCGATTTCGGTGGATATTACTGTCCTTGCCATGGATCCCATTACGATGCATCCGGTCGTATTCGGAAGGGTCCAGCTCCACTGAATCTGGAAGTCCCGCACTATGAATTCCCAGAAGATGGTCTTGTTGTTGTTGGTTAA
- the LOC131429672 gene encoding cytochrome b-c1 complex subunit Rieske, mitochondrial isoform X1, with amino-acid sequence MIGNLAKLSYVRGVSQSVASGIKAAAVPVKVVSEPTVAGPTPIVASSPLCDLPRNVVRAVSGVAAIGQIRLAHTDIQVPDFSDYRRDAVKRPNAKNNSSDDRAAFTYLMVGGAVVSTAYVAKSMVATFVSSMSASADVLAMAKIEVKLSDIPEGKSVTFKWRGKPLFIRHRTPAEISAEQSVNTGTLRDPQSDADRVKNPEWLVVIGVCTHLGCVPIANAGDFGGYYCPCHGSHYDASGRIRKGPAPLNLEVPHYEFPEDGLVVVG; translated from the exons ATGATCGGGAATCTAGCGAAATTGTCCTACGTACGCGGAGTTTCCCAATCAGTTGCCAGTGGTATCAAGGCAGCTGCCGTACCCGTGAAAGTAGTTTCGGAGCCAACAGTCGCAGGTCCGACTCCTATTGTTGCAAGCTCCCCGCTCTGTGATCTGCCACGGAATGTTGTCCGGGCAGTGTCCGGAGTTGCAG ctatTGGGCAAATTCGATTGGCTCACACCGATATCCAGGTACCGGATTTCTCCGATTATCGCCGCGATGCAGTGAAGCGACCGAATGCTAAGAACAATTCGTCTGATGATCGTGCTGCGTTCACTTATCTAATGGTAGGAG gtGCCGTCGTGAGCACCGCTTATGTTGCCAAATCAATGGTGGCAACTTTCGTATCATCGATGAGTGCTTCGGCGGATGTTTTAGCCATGGCTAAAATCGAAGTTAAGCTTTCCGATATCCCAGAGGGCAAATCAGTTACTTTCAAATGGCGTGGAAAACCATTGTTTATTCGGCACCGTACCCCGGCTGAAATTTCTGCTGAACAGTCAGTCAATACAGGAACTCTCCGGGATCCACAATCGGATGCA GATCGCGTTAAAAATCCAGAATGGCTAGTGGTCATCGGTGTTTGCACTCATCTTGGATGCGTCCCAATTGCAAACGCGGGCGATTTCGGTGGATATTACTGTCCTTGCCATGGATCCCATTACGATGCATCCGGTCGTATTCGGAAGGGTCCAGCTCCACTGAATCTGGAAGTCCCGCACTATGAATTCCCAGAAGATGGTCTTGTTGTTGTTGGTTAA
- the LOC131429201 gene encoding uncharacterized protein LOC131429201 — MPADVESTSVKYSCKGCNNVDDSRMVACDKCNSWWHYNCAEVSDSISEKDFICKLCADEGDSVAAASLTSSSKVRMNLQRLEEQKALLERQLELEQRDQQRRHEQERLQKEGEFERKKLKLDKQFCDEKYRVLNQDPEDEIDDIRSHKSQQSSISIVNGWRFERHLGGEANSTMAPNNQETASRQISTTTAAEKGVIDQCIPMQPGIETCDNEEQVFPMEFNRKNVPDEGAVRNCPLRSTANSQLIGNKQSTRPLGQCHPLGEPDVLYHQWMSRLSQRRWWGWKQPAGGQTSSMVPASQDTAPRQMTTSTTVPFRTGEKQEDAVEINHPRANMQFASTRPAGSDKYLGEKYISYPPQMPRLYDEYQCSNLPRTNPYSAIDSGQRSNFPKPHYDPPFALPARQALYEQPLSQGRDLGPQQLAARQVMPKDLPIFTGHPEDWPLFVSSFSNSTQACGYTNAENLVRLQRCLRGPALEAVRSRLLLPSSVPHVIDTLQTLYGRPELLIHTLLKRLRDIPTPKPEKLETLISFGMAVQNLCDHLTACNQNDHLSNPTLLFELVEKLPAHLKLDWALYKRQYSVVDLRVFAQYMTTIVSAASDVTLVIDSKPVSKHDRTEKKNVVFTHNEEFTKTVRLPTTPEVNQRM, encoded by the exons ATGCCAGCGGATGTGGAATCCACGTCGGTGAAATACAGTTGCAAGGGATGCAATAATGTGGACGACAGCCGGATGGTTGCCTGCGATAAATGCAATTCGTGGTGGCATTACAATTGTGCCGAAGTAAGTGACAGCATCAGTGAGAAGGATTTCATATGTAAATTGTGTGCTGATGAGGGTGACAGCGTGGCTGCAGCGTCCCTAACCTCATCATCCAAAGTCAGAATGAATTTGCAACGGCTTGAGGAACAGAAAGCTCTACTGGAGCGACAGTTAGAACTAGAGCAACGGGATCAGCAGCGGCGTCATGAGCAAGAAAGACTTCAAAAAGAAGGCGAGTTTGAGAGGAAAAAACTTAAGCTAGATAAACAGTTCTGTGACGAAAAGTATCGCGTATTGAATCAAGATCCCGAAGATGAGATCGACGATATACGGAGTCACAAATCGCAACAAAGCAGCATCAGTATAGTCAACGGGTGGAGATTCGAGCGACATCTAGGAGGTGAGGCCAATTCTACAATGGCCCCGAACAACCAAGAAACAGCATCCCGCCAGATTTCGACTACGACAGCTGCCGAGAAAGGCGTGATAGATCAATGTATCCCGATGCAGCCAGGGATTGAAACATGTGATAACGAAGAACAAGTATTTCCAATGGAATTCAATCGGAAGAACGTGCCCGATGAAGGAGCTGTCAGAAATTGTCCGCTGCGATCAACCGCAAACTCACAGCTTATTGGAAATAAGCAATCTACTCGTCCTCTTGGACAATGCCATCCTTTGGGGGAACCAGATGTACTCTATCATCAATGGATGTCACGACTAAGCCAACGCAGATGGTGGGGATGGAAGCAACCCGCTGGAGGACAGACCAGTTCTATGGTTCCAGCTAGCCAAGATACAGCACCTCGCCAAATGACGACTTCGACAACTGTACCCTTTCGGACGGGAGAGAAACAGGAAGATGCGGTCGAGATTAATCACCCTAGAGCGAATATGCAATTTGCCTCTACGCGTCCAGCTGGATCAGATAAGTACTTAGGGGAAAAGTATATATCCTATCCACCACAGATGCCGAGATTGTATGACGAATACCAATGTTCGAACCTTCCGCGTACCAATCCTTATTCTGCAATTGATAGTGGGCAACGCAGCAATTTTCCGAAGCCTCATTATGATCCACCATTTGCTTTGCCAGCACGACAAGCACTTTATGAACAACCTTTGTCTCAGGGACGGGATCTCGGACCGCAGCAACTTGCTGCTCGTCAGGTTATGCCGAAAGATTTGCCGATCTTCACTGGCCATCCGGAGGATTGGCCTCTATTCGTTAGTTCATTTTCTAACTCAACACAAGCATGTGGCTACACGAATGCCGAAAATTTAGTTCGTTTACAGCGTTGCTTACGTGGGCCTGCGTTGGAGGCGGTGCGCAGTAGACTTCTTCTGCCGTCCTCAGTGCCGCATGTAATTGATACCCTTCAAACATTATACGGGCGACCGGAACTTTTAATACACACTTTGTTAAAACGGTTAAGAGATATTCCAACTCCCAAACCCGAAAAATTAGAGACGCTTATTTCTTTTGGCATGGCGGTCCAAAATCTATGTGATCATCTTACGGCTTGTAATCAAAATGATCACTTGAGTAATCCGACATTGCTTTTCGAATTGGTCGAGAAACTCCCAGCGCATCTAAAACTCGACTGGGCATTGTATAAAAGGCAGTATTCGGTCGTCGATCTTCGGGTTTTTGCGCAGTATATGACTACTATAGTGTCTGCCGCATCGGACGTCACTCTCGTTATTGACTCCAAACCGGTCAGTAAACACGACAGGACAGAGAAGAAGAATGTTGTATTCACACACAACGAGGAATTTACCAAAACGGTTAGGCTTCCTACTACACCCGAGGTA AATCAGAGAATGTGA
- the LOC131429673 gene encoding uncharacterized protein LOC131429673, producing MKTRCGIGGCEYKHHPLLHSTNVVRAKLSGYANVNNHNREGFSSLFRIVPVILQARDRVGKTFAFLDDGSSITLMEKSIADQLGVKGESEDLCLTWTASVKRVEEASLKIDCHISGSNSSRVYKLSNARTVHNLALPKQSLNYGDLLQRYPHLQGLPIESYVNITPRVLIGIDNAHLAVPLKTREGNMGDPIATKTRLGWSVHGTATLAMKNDYNLYIRESAEDMATLHELVKHYFSVESLGISLQEAPDSRENQRALHLLQTTTKRVGTRYETGLLWRYDEFELPDSYAMALRRLICLERRMKENPEIGRSVTKQMDEYQHKGYIHLATAEELNDADPRRIWYLPLGVALNPKKPGKIRIFCDAAATVDGISLNTMLIKGPDLLTSLSGVLSGFRERKVAICADIREMFHQILMKKEDRHAQRILWRNDSSMIPQVYLMDVATFGSTSSPCSAQYVKNINAREFANQFPHAADAIERKHYVDDYLDSVDSVADAIKRAEEVKYIHSRGGFEIHSWLSNSEEFRKRVGDTKPVTEKSLAVSSNPHGMERVLGMQWIPTEDVFTYTAASDPVPVWPTKREVLSTVMKIFDPLGLLSHLIVHGKVLIEDIWRSKTGWDDPVPEALTARWQKWTELLRKLYLVRIPRCYFPDKISPEIESIQLHVFVDASESAYACAAYFRAIVSGKIQCSLVAGKSKVAPLKSLTIPKLELQAAVIGARLLKSICSTHTLPIHQRFVWTDSRTVLSWIVSDQRIYRQFVSVRVGEILTLTSPANWRWIASKQNVADEATKWGTGPNLEPDSRWFRGSSILYDSQNRWPKQPEVISGTNEERRVCVIQHTKTVKLISWDRFSRWTRLLRTVGYVLRYVDNLRLKRIALPINVKFLQQKELQMAEMLIFRNMQKEAYASEIAILSSWKKMQSSGIDPTFESDSKLNSLSPFLDEDGVLRMESRIAEAAFASYDMKNPIILPRDHCVTKLIIAWYHEKYLHCNAETVVNEIKQRFHVSRLRVIVRQVTKSCMHCKVRKATPAIPRMGPLPGARLSAFIRPFSFVGLDYFGPMQVRVGRSRVKRWVALFTCLSIRAVHLEVVHSLSTMSCKMAVRRFVARRGSPLEFYSDNGSNFVGASNELKCEMKSINGQLSETFTNTNTKWLFNPPSSPHMGGSWERLVRSVKIAFAAMSTSRCPDEETFATILAEAEGIVNSRPLTFIPLDVGTQEALTPNHFILASSSGVIQPTKTPIELRAVCKSDWNLCRHLIDLFWRRWVKEYLPTITRRTKWHKDTRSLMPGDLVIIIEESVRNGWIRGRVIETRPGRDGRVRQAVVQKVT from the coding sequence ATGAAAACGCGTTGTGGCATTGGCGGCTGCGAATACAAGCATCACCCGTTACTGCATTCGACGAACGTAGTGCGTGCGAAGTTGAGCGGGTATGCTAATGTAAACAATCACAATCGGGAAGGATTTTCATCATTATTCCGCATTGTGCCTGTAATTTTGCAAGCGAGAGACCGTGTAGGGAAGACGTTCGCATTCCTCGACGATGGTTCTTCGATAACACTCATGGAGAAGAGTATCGCCGACCAGCTAGGCGTGAAAGGCGAAAGTGAAGATTTGTGTCTTACTTGGACTGCGAGCGTCAAAAGGGTTGAAGAGGCGTCGCTGAAAATCGACTGTCATATATCCGGGTCTAACTCATCACGAGTTTATAAACTTTCGAATGCACGAACTGTGCATAATCTCGCTTTACCAAAGCAGTCACTCAATTATGGTGATTTGCTTCAACGGTATCCGCATCTGCAAGGATTGCCTATCGAAAGTTACGTAAATATTACGCCGCGGGTTCTGATTGGAATCGACAACGCTCATTTGGCTGTTCCGCTCAAGACGCGCGAGGGAAATATGGGTGATCCCATCGCTACAAAGACACGATTAGGATGGTCAGTGCACGGAACTGCTACATTAGCTATGAAAAACGATTACAATTTGTACATACGTGAGAGTGCGGAGGATATGGCGACTTTGCACGAGCTTGTCAAGCACTATTTTTCGGTGGAATCGTTGGGAATATCGCTGCAAGAAGCTCCCGACTCCAGAGAAAATCAACGCGCCCTACACCTTCTACAGACAACCACGAAGCGCGTCGGAACACGGTATGAAACCGGTTTGTTATGGAGATACGACGAATTTGAATTGCCAGATAGTTACGCCATGGCCCTCCGAAGACTGATATGTCTTGAACGACGAATGAAAGAGAATCCTGAGATTGGTAGAAGTGTTACAAAGCAAATGGATGAATATCAGCACAAAGGTTATATCCATTTGGCTACCGCAGAAGAATTGAATGACGCCGATCCGCGGAGGATTTGGTATCTTCCACTTGGGGTAGCACTAAATCCAAAAAAGCCTGGGAAAATACGGATTTTTTGCGACGCAGCGGCTACCGTAGATGGTATTTCCCTTAACACTATGTTAATTAAGGGCCCCGATCTTCTCACTTCTCTTTCCGGCGTACTCAGCGGTTTTCGAGAGCGCAAGGTGGCCATTTGCGCCGACATTCGGGAAATGTTCCACCagatcttgatgaaaaaggaggACAGACATGCTCAGCGAATCCTTTGGAGAAACGACTCATCCATGATACCTCAAGTTTACCTCATGGATGTTGCGACGTTTGGGTCGACTAGTTCGCCCTGCTCGGCTCAATATGTTAAAAACATTAACGCCCGAGAATTTGCAAATCAGTTTCCACATGCGGCAGATGCGATTGAACGCAAGCACTATGTGGATGACTATTTGGACAGCGTAGACAGCGTAGCGGATGCCATCAAGAGAGCGGAGGAAGTAAAATATATCCACTCCCGCGGAGGTTTTGAGATACACTCATGGTTATCGAACAGTGAGGAGTTTCGGAAACGGGTCGGAGATACTAAGCCCGTCACAGAGAAAAGTCTTGCGGTATCCAGTAATCCGCACGGGATGGAGCGAGTGTTGGGAATGCAGTGGATCCCAACGGAGGACGTGTTCACATATACAGCGGCGTCCGATCCAGTGCCAGTTTGGCCGACGAAACGAGAGGTCTTGTCAACCGTTATGAAAATATTCGACCCTTTGGGCTTACTTTCGCATCTCATTGTTCATGGGAAAGTTCTCATAGAAGACATTTGGCGTAGTAAGACTGGATGGGATGATCCCGTACCGGAAGCCTTAACGGCTCGATGGCAAAAATGGACAGAGCTGCTTCGTAAGCTGTATTTAGTTCGGATTCCACGTTGTTATTTTCCCGATAAAATATCGCCAGAAATCGAGTCTATTCAGCTGCACGTGTTTGTGGACGCGAGCGAATCAGCGTATGCTTGTGCTGCATACTTTCGTGCTATTGTTTCGGGAAAAATCCAATGTTCACTCGTGGCGGGCAAATCGAAAGTAGCCCCTCTCAAGAGTTTGACGATTCCAAAGTTGGAGCTGCAAGCGGCAGTGATAGGTGCGCGGTTGCTTAAAAGTATCTGTTCCACTCACACTTTACCCATCCATCAGAGGTTTGTCTGGACCGATTCGCGTACAGTGCTTTCGTGGATTGTATCTGATCAACGTATCTACCGTCAGTTTGTCTCGGTCCGCGTAGGTGAAATTCTCACTCTGACGAGCCCGGCGAATTGGAGATGGATCGCTAGTAAGCAGAACGTGGCGGACGAGGCAACGAAATGGGGAACCGGCCCTAATCTAGAACCCGACAGTCGATGGTTTCGAGGGTCCAGTATTCTATATGATTCTCAGAACCGATGGCCAAAACAACCGGAAGTGATTTCCGGTACCAATGAGGAACGGCGAGTTTGTGTAATTCAGCATACGAAAACAGTAAAGCTTATTTCATGGGACAGGTTTTCGCGATGGACCAGATTATTGCGTACGGTGGGTTATGTTTTGCGCTACGTGGACAATCTTCGATTGAAGCGCATCGCACTTCCAATCAATGTGAAATTCTTACAGCAAAAAGAGTTGCAGATGGCTGAAATGCTTATTTTCCGCAACATGCAAAAGGAAGCGTACGCGAGTGAGATAGCTATCCTGTCTTCGTGGAAGAAAATGCAAAGCAGTGGAATAGATCCGACGTTCGAGAGTGATAGTAAACTGAATTCCCTTTCTCCCTTCTTGGATGAGGATGGAGTTTTGCGCATGGAAAGCCGTATAGCTGAAGCAGCCTTTGCGTCATACGACATGAAAAATCCGATCATATTGCCACGTGATCACTGTGTTACCAAGCTTATTATAGCATGGTACCATGAGAAATATCTTCATTGTAACGCGGAGACCGTGGTGAATGAAATTAAGCAACGTTTTCACGTTTCACGGCTGAGAGTGATAGTGAGACAAGTTACCAAAAGCTGTATGCACTGCAAAGTACGCAAAGCTACACCTGCAATTCCACGGATGGGTCCGCTGCCGGGTGCAAGGTTGAGTGCGTTTATTCGTCCGTTCTCTTTCGTTGGGCTGGATTATTTCGGACCTATGCAAGTGCGAGTCGGACGAAGCAGAGTCAAGCGGTGGGTCGCCTTATTCACCTGCTTGTCGATACGAGCAGTGCACCTCGAGGTTGTGCATTCTCTTTCTACGATGTCGTGCAAGATGGCAGTTAGGCGATTTGTGGCGCGTCGTGGATCTCCACTTGAGTTTTACAGCGATAATGGCAGCAACTTTGTGGGTGCAAGCAACGAGTTAAAATGCGAAATGAAATCGATCAACGGACAGTTGTCGGAAACCTTTACTAATACCAACACAAAATGGTTGTTTAATCCACCTTCTTCTCCACACATGGGGGGATCGTGGGAAAGGCTTGTGCGTTCGGTGAAGATAGCCTTTGCGGCCATGAGTACGTCCAGATGCCCTGATGAAGAGACGTTCGCTACTATATTAGCCGAAGCCGAAGGAATTGTCAACTCCCGACCTCTTACGTTTATTCCATTAGACGTTGGTACCCAGGAAGCCCTCACACCGAATCATTTTATCTTAGCGAGTTCCAGTGGTGTGATACAACCAACGAAGACTCCGATCGAACTAAGAGCTGTGTGCAAGAGTGATTGGAACCTTTGCCGGCATTTGATTGATCTGTTCTGGCGAAGATGGGTGAAGGAATATTTACCAACGATTACTCGACGGACGAAGTGGCACAAGGATACGCGATCGTTGATGCCCGGAGATCTGGTCATAATTATTGAAGAATCTGTGCGAAACGGGTGGATCAGGGGACGCGTGATTGAAACGCGGCCTGGACGCGATGGACGTGTACGTCAAGCTGTAGTTCAAAAGGTGACTTAG